In Synechococcus sp. MU1643, a single window of DNA contains:
- a CDS encoding NRAMP family divalent metal transporter, producing the protein MASSTLRQSIGPGILLAGACIGGSHLMSSTTAGARFGFALVVLILLTNLIKYPFLRVGTRFTAATGLSLLEGFQKRNALYLPLYLVVSLVTGTFTIAAVSFVAGLLLTNIPLLAGLDPYGLSIAVLVVSGLVLLLGHYRALDRLSKLLVVLLTLLTGVAAASLLIRGPVGDVAASWVSTEPSPWTLANLAFLIPLMGWMPGPVEMCVWPSLWMFSRARDTDHTATPKEAEFDFNLGYSVTVVTAMFFVILGAYTMYGSGEGMLAGSGVSFAQKLIKLYTAAMGGWAAWVIIPAAFSAMFSTTLTCLDAYPRSIAAIQGLLRHHDTGDSAPGPMQRRFDIWLIVHFLAAVLALVVAKSGGIGVKDFVFGAMTGSFLTAPLFAWMAMDTINSPLVPLEHRYGRLTQAFCWFGLVFFSGFSLLFIGRFFLGLGG; encoded by the coding sequence ATGGCGTCATCGACGCTCAGGCAGAGCATCGGGCCTGGGATTTTGCTGGCCGGTGCCTGCATCGGTGGATCCCATTTGATGTCGTCCACCACGGCGGGAGCCCGATTCGGCTTTGCACTCGTGGTATTGATCCTGCTCACCAACCTGATCAAGTACCCGTTCCTGCGTGTGGGCACCCGCTTCACAGCGGCCACGGGACTGTCGCTGCTGGAGGGTTTCCAGAAACGCAATGCCCTTTACCTGCCGCTGTATCTGGTGGTGAGCCTGGTGACGGGGACTTTCACCATTGCGGCGGTGAGCTTTGTGGCGGGGCTGCTGCTCACCAATATTCCTCTACTGGCGGGACTGGACCCCTACGGACTGTCTATCGCCGTGCTGGTGGTGAGTGGCCTGGTGCTGCTGCTGGGGCACTACCGAGCGCTCGACCGTCTCTCCAAATTGTTGGTGGTGCTGCTCACCCTGCTCACGGGGGTCGCGGCCGCATCGCTGCTGATCCGTGGCCCTGTCGGGGATGTGGCGGCGAGTTGGGTCAGCACCGAGCCCAGCCCCTGGACACTCGCCAACCTGGCCTTCCTGATTCCCCTGATGGGCTGGATGCCCGGACCGGTGGAGATGTGCGTGTGGCCATCGCTGTGGATGTTTTCGCGCGCGCGCGACACCGACCACACCGCAACGCCGAAGGAGGCCGAGTTCGATTTCAACCTCGGCTACAGCGTCACTGTGGTGACGGCCATGTTCTTCGTGATCCTGGGCGCCTACACGATGTACGGCAGCGGTGAAGGAATGCTGGCTGGCAGTGGCGTCTCCTTCGCTCAGAAGCTGATCAAGCTCTACACAGCAGCCATGGGTGGTTGGGCGGCCTGGGTGATTATCCCGGCGGCCTTTTCCGCCATGTTCAGCACCACCCTCACCTGCCTGGATGCCTACCCCCGCAGCATTGCGGCGATCCAGGGCTTGTTGCGTCATCACGACACTGGGGATTCAGCGCCGGGGCCCATGCAGCGTCGCTTCGACATCTGGTTGATCGTGCATTTCCTGGCGGCTGTGCTGGCGCTGGTGGTGGCCAAGAGCGGCGGGATCGGGGTGAAGGATTTCGTCTTCGGGGCGATGACCGGCAGTTTTCTCACCGCTCCTCTGTTCGCCTGGATGGCGATGGACACGATCAACAGCCCCCTGGTTCCGTTGGAGCACCGTTATGGGCGGCTTACCCAGGCCTTCTGCTGGTTTGGCCTGGTGTTTTTCAGTGGCTTCAGCCTGCTGTTCATCGGCCGCTTCTTCCTGGGCCTCGGCGGCTGA